In one Novosphingopyxis iocasae genomic region, the following are encoded:
- a CDS encoding S1/P1 nuclease encodes MKLPLILAALVMSTPSAAIAWGQNGHRIIGQIAQDNIDGRSRAAIEQIIGDEDLATLSTFADEERSNPAPFWQKEATPWHYVTIPDGETYADVGAPPEGDAYSALERFTAVLRNSAASQADKRVALAFVVHLVGDLHQPMHVGDGTDRGGNDVRVTFFGDRTNLHSVWDTALIEGQNLSYTEYTARLKREMTPQNVIDWWRADPLVWIAESIEVRKQAYPAAPADGGTPSLSYDYQYRQLPFVEQRLMQGGIRLAAYLDDAFAAEARQ; translated from the coding sequence ATGAAATTGCCCCTCATTCTCGCAGCCCTCGTAATGTCTACGCCGTCTGCCGCCATTGCATGGGGTCAGAACGGTCACCGGATCATCGGTCAAATCGCGCAGGATAATATCGACGGCCGATCTCGCGCCGCGATCGAACAGATTATCGGAGACGAGGATCTGGCCACGCTTTCCACCTTCGCGGACGAAGAGCGCTCCAACCCGGCGCCCTTCTGGCAGAAGGAAGCGACGCCATGGCACTATGTCACCATTCCCGATGGTGAGACCTATGCCGATGTCGGCGCACCGCCCGAGGGCGACGCCTATAGTGCGTTGGAGCGTTTTACCGCGGTCCTGCGCAATTCTGCAGCCTCACAAGCCGACAAGCGCGTTGCGCTGGCATTCGTGGTGCACCTGGTCGGCGATCTCCACCAGCCGATGCATGTTGGCGATGGGACCGACCGGGGCGGAAACGATGTGCGCGTCACCTTCTTCGGTGACCGGACGAACCTGCACAGCGTCTGGGATACCGCGCTGATCGAAGGGCAGAACCTCAGCTACACCGAATATACTGCGCGCCTAAAACGGGAGATGACGCCGCAGAACGTCATCGACTGGTGGAGGGCCGATCCGCTCGTCTGGATCGCGGAAAGCATCGAGGTGCGGAAGCAGGCCTATCCGGCCGCGCCTGCCGATGGCGGCACGCCTTCGCTCAGCTACGATTATCAATATCGGCAGCTGCCCTTCGTCGAGCAGCGCTTGATGCAGGGCGGGATTCGGCTTGCCGCTTATCTCGACGATGCTTTTGCAGCGGAAGCCCGGCAGTAA